From the genome of Papaver somniferum cultivar HN1 chromosome 2, ASM357369v1, whole genome shotgun sequence, one region includes:
- the LOC113350661 gene encoding outer spore wall assembly protein SHE10-like encodes MADQGNEKVQNNGAANNPENPPSSNAFEQAKNLVSTMSTSDLQSLRDHIQAEIDRRSRELSRQREEEEQRRQMQEEKYECKFDRKEEEWEEKHSECKRYGSATYEDSEASGDDMEYGVEEANTSDLDLDATTDKARMNEYHDRRLRSRFDFELANPKIYARTMRERESSIDSEETLEDESDEDQDGSDADDVESTPSSDNTSPASSESADEWF; translated from the exons ATGGCTGATCAAGGCAATGAAAAGGTTCAAAACAATGGTGCTGCCAATAATCCTGAAAATCCCCCTTCTTCAAATGCTTTTGAACAAGCGAAGAATCTTGTTTCAACAATGAGTACCAGTGATCTTCAGAGTTTGAGAGATCACATTCAAGCGGAGATAGATCGTCGTAGTCGAGAATTATCCCGTCAacgagaagaggaagaacagaggCGTCAGATGCAGGAGGAGAAATATGAATGCAAATTTGAT CGGAAGGAGGAAGAGTGGGAGGAGAAGCATTCGGAGTGCAAAAGGTATGGGAGTGCAACATATGAGGATTCTGAAGCTTCAGGAGATGATATGGAATATGGGGTGGAGGAGGCGAATACCAGTGATCTGGATTTAGATGCTACAACGGATAAGGCAAGGATGAATGAGTATCATGACAGGAGGTTAAGAAGCAGATTTGATTTCGAACTAGCCAATCCAAAAATTTATGCCAGAACCATGCGAGAAAGGGAGAGTAGCATTGACAGTGAAGAGACCCTGGAAGATGAATCCGATGAAGATCAGGATGGAAGTGATGCTGATGATGTTGAGAGTACTCCTTCATCTGATAACACATCTCCTGCATCTTCTGAAAGTGCTGATGAGTGGTTCTGA